ACTCTAGTATGTCTGGTCCAGTACCAAAGGGGGATTAATATGATTAGTTTAGAACTGTTACTTGCCTCCGCTATTGGTTTGTTGACTGCCACAGGCATCTATCTGATTTTGCGTGCCCGTACCTTCCCTGTGGTACTTGGCTTGGCCATGATTGGTTATGCCGTCAATTTATTTTTATTTGCCATGGGGCGACTTCAACTGAATGCACCCGCAGTACTCACTGAAGCCAGCAAAGCCACTGATCCCTTACCACAAGCCTTGGTGTTAACTGCGATTGTGATTGGCTTTGCTACCACGGCTTTTATTGTACAACTGGCTTTACGCAGTCGTTATGAAACAGGAACCGACCACGTTGACTCTAAAGAAGAAATACCACAAATTGACCCACGTGAGGATGAGCCATAATGAATGACTTCATCCAATTTTGGACCGAACATACCCCAATTTTTAGTATTTTAATTCCTGCCATTACCGCCTTTATTTTGGTGTTATTGGGTAATCCGGGATCAGGCTCTTTAGCACAAGACTGGCGACAACCTTGGCGTCGAGGCATCAGTTATACCTCTGGCCTGTTGGGCTTATTTACTGCAGTTAACTATCTGATCTTTGCCAGTTCAGGGCAAATCAGTGTTTACAACCTCAGCGAATGGGCTGCGCCGTTTGGTATTGTTTTGGTCCTCGACCAACTGTCTGCCCTGATGCTGGTTTTAACCTATGGCTTAGCTGTTCCAGTAATGTGGTTTGCCAGTAAAGAATGGGATGAGCGTGGACGTTACTTTCATGCCATGTGCCATTTCCTCCTGATGGGTTTAACCGGTGCCTTCCTGACAGGCGACTTATTTAACCTGTTCGTATTCTTTGAAATTTTGTTGATGGCTTCCTATGTCTTGTTACTGCATGGTCAAGGCAAAGCGCGTTTTCAACTCGGCATTCACTATGTCACCATCAACCTGTTGGCGTCAGCTCTGTTTTTGATTGGGCTTGGCATGATTTACGGTAGCGTCGGCAGCCTCAATATGGCGGATGTTGCACGTTTGATGCCTGTATTAGAAGCCGATCAACATCGTATCGCGGTTGCAGGTGGGCTATTGTTGTTTACAGTCTTTGGCATTAAAGCAGCCATGCTACCTGTCGGATTTTGGTTACCCAAAACCTATGCGGTGGCAACGACGCCTGTGGCGGCTCTGTTTACTATCATGACCAAAGTCGGTATTTATGCCATTTTACGTGTTAATGGTACTGTATTTGACGATGCAATTAGCCGTGAAATTCTGCAATACATTTTATTACCGATAGGTTTAATTACCTCAGTCTATGGCGTAATAGGTGCAATGGGTGCAGAACGCTTACGTCGTTTTATTGGCTTTATGATTTTGTCTTCTGTGGGCACGATTTTAATCGCCATTTCCCTATTCAATACTTTGGCATGGGCAGCGGCACTGTATTATTTGGTACACAGCACCATTATTGCGGCAGCTTTCTATATTTTAAGTGGTTGGATTACCTCTCAACGTGGTGAGTTTAAAGACCATTTTAAAATTGCGCCGCAAATGAAACAGCATAAGGTGGTGGCCTTAACCTATTTCACCATTGCTTTAATGATGGCTGGTTTACCACCCTTTAGTGGTTTCTTAGGCAAAGTATTTATTCTCCAAGCCACCGCACACTCACCGTATCAATTACTGATTATTGTGACCGTTTTAGTGGTGAGCTTATTGAGTATTATTGCGTTTACACGAGTCGGTTTCGTGATTTTTTGGCGCGCAACCAAACCTGAGGACAATCCTGATGAAGCTGCTTATATCGCGTACCAAGCCTTACCCGAACAAGCACCGAAGCGTAATGACAAAACCATTTATCTACTGTTGGTCGGTTTAATGGCTTATATGGTCTTTGCAGGTCCGATTCAAAAGTACACATACCAAACGGCTGAACAAATCCAAAATAATGCGCTTTATGAACAGACTTTGCTCAAAACTGATGAGCATGGAAAAACCATTAGCGTACAACCTTTCGACAGTGAAAATTTACCTGAAACCAAATATGGTGGCGAACGCGTAGATCCGAATGCACATTTGATTCCATATTTAATTTCAGAAGAAACACTGGAAGGCGAGCATATTTCTGAATACAAAAAACGCCAGATGCAACAGCAACAACAGGCTGAAGTAAATCCCGATGCTGAAAGCCTACAACCGATGGTGGAGCCTTAAACATGAAAAAAACTCCGTTTTTGGAACGTTGGTTACCCCACCCTTTTGTCTCGGTGATTGTTGCGCTGAGCTGGGTGATGTTGGCACATAGTGTCGAGGCAGCCAGCTTAGTGATGGCATTTTTACTGGCCATTTTTATTCCGCGTCTGATCAGACCATTCATTGCTTACACCCCAAATATTGAATGGAAAGCAGCGGTAAAACTATTTTTTGTGGTGTTATACGACATTGTGGTGTCGAATATTCAAGTCGCTAAATTGGTCCTTGGCCCAATTGATCGTCTACAACCCAAGTGGTTTCGCGTTCCACTGGAAACACAACATGAGGAAGTAAACACCTTATTGGCGATGATTATTACCACCACACCAGGCACAGTTTCCGCAGGCATCGATCAAGATCGTGGGGATATTTTAGTTCACGCCCTCAGCACCGATGATGAAAATGCCGAGATTGAAAATATCAAAGCGCGTTATGAAAAACCGTTGATGCAAATTTTTGGTGTCGAAGCAGGAGACAAAGCATGACCATTTTGCCTTATGCCCTCGGGATTTGTTTAATTGCCATCACCATTTCAATGTTGCTGTGCTTAATTCGCTTAATCATCGGTCCGTCAATTGTGGACCGCCTCTTAGCACTCGATACACTCTTTTTAAATGCAATCTGCCTCATTATTATTTTAGGCATTTACTGGGCCAGCACTTCATTATTTGAAGGTGCTCTTTTGGTTGCGATGCTCGGCTTTGTCTCTACAGCCGCTTTAGCACGTTACTTCACCTCAGGTCATGTGATTGACTAGGAGCGAGATCGATGCAACTTACGATGGAAATTTTAGTCTCAATTTTTCTCATGATCGGCACTTTCTTCATGCTGGTCGGAGGGATTGGAATGGTGCGCCTGCCCGATTTATTCATGCGTCTGCATGCCCCAACCAAATCAAGCACCTTAGGCTTAGGGAGCTTCTTGATCGCGGCAATGATCTATTCTGCATTTCAAGGACGCTTTGGTTTTGCCGAACTGTTATTAACGCTGTTTGCCTTTTTAACCGCACCTGTATCGGCAAATTTGATGGCACAAGCGGCGCTACATTTACGCTTACGCTCACTGAGTGGTGACGTTCCAGAAGCACTCAACCGACCACTGCCTTGGCAACGTACCCGCCGCAGAGCTTTTAGCAATAAGCATGAAGACACTGAACATCGTCTTTAAACGCTTGTGCCCTTAAGGATATAAAAATAAATACATTTCTAGCGCTTCAGCACTGACATGGTGTTGTTGCGCTAATTCATGCATCTGTATATTGTACCGATGATAATGTTCAAACGTATCAAATAGTGTCCCCTCGATTATCTTGGCCAACAGTTGGACTGATCAATCTGCTTAATACTAGAGTCAAACAAAAACCAAAAGATAAAGTCTCCCCTAGTAAATCATTGCCCATATCAATCCACAACAACCTGATAAGCCCCCCCTAAAAGCTCAACGCTCTATCCTCAATATCTCTCATGTTTTGACTGAGCTCCAACTATTACCCCGCATAAAAAAAGCCACCCGAAGGTGGCTTTTTAATTCACTTAAACTGAATTATTCATCATCTTTGTTTGCTTCGTCAGCAGGCAAATCCTTCACTGCTTCAGCAATCAGGCCAAACATATAGTTACCATATGCATTGGTTTTATCGTAATGGAAACGCAAACGCGGTGTAATACGTGTCTTAATACGACGGCCGAGTTCGTGACGCAAGAAACCAGATGCTTTGTTCAGCACATCTAGCGTTTCTTTATTGGCTGTTTCACTTTGCTCATCGCCAAGCTCACGGCCCATCACAGTCACATATACTTCAGCATAACCTAAGTCTGGACTAACCTTCACCGCAGAGATGGTCACGAGACCACCTAAGCGTGGATCTTTCAACTCTTGACGAATCAGTTCAGACAACTCACGTTGCACTGTATCCGCCATGCGTTTAAGACGTTGACTACCCGCCATTAAAGACTCCGTTTGATCAATTGAACATCATAGACTTCGATCTTGTCTTTTTCTTTGATGTCTTTATAACCTTTCACCGCAAGACCACATTCCATACCTGCGCGAACTTCTTCAACCACTTCTTTATAGCGACGAAGTGACTCAAGCTCACCTTGGAACACAACCACGTCATCACGAAGGACACGAATTGGTTTATTACGGTGTAATACACCTTCAAGTACCATACAGCCTGCTGCAGCACCAAACTTACTTGAGTGGAACACTTCACGTACTTCAGCTACACCCAGAATTGTTTCACGGTGTTCTGGTGCAAGTTTACCGCTCATCGCTGCTTTCACATCATCAATCAATTGATAGATAATTGAGTAGTAACGAATGTCGATGCCGTCAGCATCCGCTTTTTGACGAGCTGCGTTATCCGCACGTACGTTAAAGCCAAGAAGTACTGCTTCAGAAGATTCAGCTAGTGTTACGTCAGATTCAGTGATCGCACCAACACCTGAGCCAATAACACGGACTTTAACTTCGTCTGTTGCAAGGTCAGCAAGAGCAACGTGTAATGCTTCCAATGTACCACGTACATCAGTTTTCAATACCACATTGACGATAGGCACATCTTTCTTGCCCATAGACGCCATGATATTTTCAAGACGCATTGCGCTTTGACGCTCAAGACGTTTTTGACGTTCACGATCCATACGTGCATCGGCAACTTCACGTGCTTTTTTCTCGTCATTCACAACCAGAACTTCATCACCCGCCATTGGCGCTTCAGGTAAACCTAAAATTTCAACTGGAATTGAAGGGCCTGCAGATTGGATACGTTTACCATTTTCATCGGTCATCGCACGTACGCGACCATAAGATGCACCCGCAAGAACCAGGTCACCTACTTTCAATGTACCGTTTTGAACAAGGATAGACGTTACCGCACCACGGCTATTGTCTACACGTGCTTCAATCACGACACCTTGAGCAGCACCTTCTTCAGATGCTTTCAACTCAAGCAATTCAGCTTGGATTGAAATAATATCGAGAAGCTCATCAATGCCTTGACCTGTATGTGCTGAAACCATTGCAACTGGAACATCACCGCCCCATTGTTCAGGCACGATTTCTTTCACAGTCAATTCATTCAATACACGGTCTGGATCAGCAGACTCTTTATCCATCTTGTTGATTGCAACAATAATTGGCGTACCTGCAGCACGTGCGTGATCAATTGCTTCAGCTGTTTGTGGCATTACACCATCATCCGCTGCAACAACCAATACCACGATGTCTGTCGATTTCGCACCACGTGAACGCATTGCAGTAAATGCTGCGTGTCCCGGAGTATCTAAGAATGTGATAATGCCTTTATCCGTCGTAACATGGTACGCACCGATGTGCTGAGTGATACCACCCGCTTCACCAGCTGCCACTTTTGAACGACGAATGCGGTCAAGTAACGATGTCTTACCATGGTCAACGTGACCCATGATGGTCACAACAGGAGGACGAGTCGTTTGAGCGCCACGTGCTTCTTCTGCTGCTTCGAGTAAGTTATCTTCTGCTTGTGTATCCGATACAAGAACTGGGTTATGGCCCATTTCTTCTACGATTAATGCCGCAATTTCTTGATCAATCGCTTGGTTCTGAGTTACAAGCTCACCCATTTTCATGAGTGACTTAATTACTTCACGTACCTTAACTGCCATTTTCGCAGCCAAGTCAGCAACCACGATGGTTGAACCAATTTCAACATCATACACTTGCTTTTTAACAGGTTTTTCAAAACCATGCTTGTTTGCAGAGCTTGTTTTCAAACCACGTTTATGCGAGTTATCACGGAAAGATTGCTCTTCACCACGACGACCACCTTTCTTCGGTGCACGTGTAGCTGGCGTATTGGTACCACGTTTGATATCGCGGTCTTCTTTTGCAAATGAGTCTTCATATGCTTGGCCAACCAGACCCGCAGCAAGTGGAGAATCATCCACTACTCGAATGGTCGCAGTTGCATCTTCGTTTGAATACTTAGATGCCATTTGACGCATTTGTTCAAGTGTACGTTGCTGTGCTTCTTCAGCTGCCTTACGACGTGCTGCTTCTTCAGTCGCTTTGAGTTGAGCAGCTTGGGCTTCACGTGCTTTTTTCTGTTCAGGTGTTTCAACAACTTTAACTTGTGCTTTAACCACAGGCTTATTGTTTGATTTACGCTTCACAACTACCGCAGCTTTTGCTACTTCTTGCTTCGTCGTTTCTTGCTTTGCAGCAGCGCGCATCGCTTCAAAGTTTGCAGCCGCTTTATTTACTACTGGAGCTTCAGCTTTAGGTTCAACCATAGCTTGAACGTTCGCACGAGCTTGTTGCTCCGCTTGCGCTTTTGCCAAAGCTTCCGCTTTAATTTGTTCTGGATCTGGCTTGGTAAATGTATGTTTCTTGCGAACTTCTACATTAATCGTTTTTGCCTTACCTGATGTACTCGCCACTTTAGCGGTACTGGTCGTTTTACGTTTCAACGTGATTTTTCCTGCCTGACCATCGTCTTGACCATGAATTTTCTTCAAATGGTGCACGAGGGCATCTTGTTGTTCAGTAGAGATTATATCGTCCGATTTACGCTGTGGTAAACCAGCATCACGAACCTGCTCTAGGAGCTTCTCAACAGGGCGGTTCACACTGAGAGCTAACTCTTGTATCGTCTTATCCGTCATGTAGATCTCCTAGTTAAACCATGATTCGCGCGCTTTCATAATAAGTTGACCCGCTTTCTCTGTACCCAGACCTTCAATATCAGCAATATCGTCAGTCGCTTGGTCAGCCAAGTCATCAACTGTGATAACACCACGTGCTGCGAGTGCATATGCAATCTCTTGTGTCATCCCTTCCATTGCAACGAGTTCCGCGCTTGGATCTTGGATGTTTTCTTGCTGCTGTAATGCATCAGCCAATGTAACTTCTTTGGCACGACTTTGAAGTAATTCAACAACTTCAGCATCTAGCTCGATTTCGTCAAATGTTTCAGCTGGAACATAAGCAATCTCTTCTAAAGAAGTAAAGCCCATTTCAACCAATGCCATTGCCAAATCTTCTTCAATATCTAGACGCGATACAAATAGGTCTAAGTATTGTTGTGCTTCATTTTGCTGACGAGCATGATACTCATCTTCAAGCATCATGTTGAGTTTGTAGCCTGTAAGTTCAGAAGCTAAACGTACGTTTTGACCTTGTGAACCAATCGCACGCGCTAATTGATCGCTAGTTGCGAAAATAATGTCCGCTGTACGCTCTTCTTCATCAATCACAATACCCGATACATCTGCCGGCTCTAAAGCACTCGCAATGTACTGCGCAGGATCATCAGACCATACAACAACATCAATACGCTCACCGTTCAATTCTTGCTGAACTGCTTGGATACGTGTACCACGCATACCAATACATGCACCCACTGGATCAATACGATGATCATTGGTTTTCACAGCAATTTTAGCACGAACACCAGGTTGACGCGCTGCCGCTTTAATCTCAATAATTTCTTCAGAAATTTCAGGAATTTCTTTCTTCATCAAAGCGATGAGCATTTCAGGCTTGGCACGTGACAATTGTAATTGTGCACCACGACCTTCACGGTTCACATTAAACAAAATCGCATTTACACGTTGTTTCGGACGCAAAATTTCTTTTGCAATCATTTCTTCACGTGCAAGATATGCTTCAGCATTGTCACCTAAGTCAATGATAAAGCCATCTTTGGTTTGCTTTTTCACTTCACCGTAGATCAACTCACCCACTTTAGACTCGTAGGCATCTGCAATCAGCGCACGTTCAGCTTCGCGAATCTTTTGAACAATGACTTGTTTTGCAATTTGCGCCGCAATACGACCGAAGTCAATTGAAGGCACTTCAAGCTCACGAATATCACCAATCGACCATTGTGCAGGATCAACATCAGAAATCGCATCTTGACATGCTGGCATTTCATGATCTTCATCTGCAACCACTTCCCATTGGCGGAAAGTGCTGTATTCGCCCGTTTTACGATCAATCTCTACACGAAGCTGAGCTTCTTCAGAGTTTGTTCCTTCGTAAAATTTCTTTTTAGTCGCAGCAACAAGCGCTTGTTCTAAGGCTTCGAAAATCGCTTCACGAGGTACACCTTTTTCATTACTAACCGTTTCAACTACGGTAAGAATTTCACGTGCCATAAGCCACCTATTCGTTCAGATTCTTATTTATTAAATGAATTAATCTTGATAGACCAAATTAGCTTTATCAATATTATTACTATCGATTTCAAGCACCTGTTGCTTTTCCACTTCGACTTGAATCATTTCAGCTTCAAGATCTACAGCAACCAATTTAGCTTGGAATTTACGACGGTTATCGACCGCACTGATCAAACGAAAAGCGATCTGTTGACCAATATATGCAGGTAATTGTTCAAGTTGGAAAAATGGACGATCCCAACCCGGAGATGACACTTCAAGTGCATATTCACCTGAAATTGGATCATGGACATCCATCATTGCGCCGACTTGCTGAGTCACGCGTACACAGTCTTGTACGCCGATGCCACGCCCCTGCTCTTCTTCACCATCTTCATTGATGATAGGTTCTGCATTTTCGTCGACAGCTTTGTCGATATAAATGCGCAATAAAGAACGTTTTCCTTGAGGAAGGAATTCAATTCCCCAAAGATCAACACCACAGGCTTGCACTGCAGGAGCAATTAAGTCTTGGAGTGCTTGAGTTTTATTTGATAGCTTCATTTACTCTCGTCATTTTTGTGCGATTCAATGGCCGAAACAGACCACTACAAGCCAATACAAACTATAGTAGTAGTGGAACATGACACTTTGACTTTCACCGTATCCGGCTCACATCGACACTACACGATAGCCAATAAAAAAGGGCGTAATCGCCCCAATTATTGCACAGAAAATTAATATCCACTGTGCAAAAAGGCCCACCTTGTTGTGAGCCTCTTTTTAGAAACTTGGTAGCGGGAGCTGGATTTGAACCAACGACCTTCGGGTTATGAGCCCGACGAGCTACCAGACTGCTCCATCCCGCATCAACGTGCAAAAATTATATACAAATATGAACTATTTTTCAATCTAAATACTTCGTACTTGCTCTGATTTAGTTGCACCTAAATCAAATTGGTAGCGGGAGCTGGATTTGAACCAACGACCTTCGGGTTATGAGCCCGACGAGCTACCAGACTGCTCCATCCCGCAACAAAACGCAAAAATTATTCAATTTAATCACTTAAACTGCTTATTTTAGTTTGCATCTAAAATAAGATTGGTAGCGGGAGCTGGATTTGAACCAACGACCTTCGGGTTATGAGCCCGACGAGCTACCAGACTGCTCCATCCCGCATCAAAACGCAAAAACATTCTTAACTTAATCACTTAAGTTACTCACTTTAGTTTGCTTCTAAAATAAGATTGATTGGTAGCGGGAGCTGGATTTGAACCAACGACCTTCGGGTTATGAGCCCGACGAGCTACCAGACTGCTCCATCCCGCATCAACAGAATTTGCTGCATACACCAACTTAATCTTCTGGATTCATAAGTTGGTGCGGAAGGGGGGACTTGAACCCCCACGCCCGAAAGCACTACCACCTCAAGGTAGCGTGTCTACCAATTCCACCACCACCGCAGCTGTGACGCATTCTAGTAGCATCGCCACAAAAAAGAAAGGACTAATTCCAATTATTCGCTTGTTTTAGGTGCAGCTGGCGAAGTTTCAGTCGATTGTGCAGGTGCAGAACTTGTCGTTTGCACTGACTTTAAGCTATAGGCATCTGTGGTTTGCTTTTTGGCAAACACAGCCAACGACAAACTGGTGATAAAAAACAAGGCCGTCAAGACCGCAGTCAATCGGGTCAAGAAATTACCTGAACCTGATGCACCAAATACAGTTGCAGCACCGCCACCACCAAACGAAGCACCAGCATCTGCACCTTTACCATGCTGGACCAAAATCAGCACGATCATCAACACAGCTAAGATAATATGTACTACCAGCACAAAAGTTTGCATGCTGAACTCCTAATTATTTTGTATTTGCAAATGCTTCGACAATTTTATAAAACGACGTTGCATTTAAAGATGCCCCACCGACGAGTGCACCATTGATATCTGGACAGGTCGCTAACTCTACTGCATTTTCAGCTTTTACACTACCACCATATAAAATGGCCATTTTCGCGCCATGACTGGTAATTTGCGTGAGGCCTTCACGGATTTTAGCATGCATGGTTTGCGCATCTTCTGGTGAAGCAGTTTTTCCTGTACCAATGGCCCAAATTGGCTCGTAGGCAATCACAATATGAGGCCACTGCTCTGCCGTTACCACACTGGCCAAGTCGCAAATTTGTTGTAAAACGACTACTTCTGCCTGACCAGATTCACGCTGTTCTAAGCTTTCACCGACACAGTAAATGACTTTTAAACCCGCATTTAAGGCATTTTGAGCTTTCGCATTTAAAATTGCTGCGCTTTCAGCAAAATATTCTCGACGTTCTGAGTGACCAATCAAAACATATTCAATTTGACTATCTTTGAGCAGCTCTGCGCTCACCTCACCCGTATATGCACCCATGTTGCCAAAACGCGAAACATCTTGCGCCACAGTAAAAACTGAACGTACAGCATTCGCCAATTCAGCCTGCATTGAAGTCAAAGCCAGCGTCACAGGCGCAAGCCCAATATTACATTTTTCTTCTGCTATTTCATTCTCTTGCAAGAGCTGTTTAAATTCTTGAAGCAATTGCTTGGCATCTGCCTGCATTGGGTTCATCTTCCAATTGCCGACAACCCATGGCTTAATCGTCGAACCCGACATACAGCACCCTATTCAAAACAGTTCATTAAAACGGCCTCATTCTACACGGTATTTATTTTTCAAAGATAGTTTTCTTCTAGAATTTCTTCGGCAATCAAAATAATACGAATGAAAATAAAGACATCTTTTTGTAAAAAAACAGCCTGCTATCACGACCAGTTCATGCTTTTAATCGATATTAAGGTGGTGACAACACTTTCAGATATGGTATTTTTGTGCAACAAAAGTATAATTTTACGATACCAATTATAAACAATTGAGAAGTTAAGGATCTGGGGAATGTCAGTATCAAATGGTTTGCCTAAATTCACAGGCTTCATTCGACGCTTAGTCGAAGACGGACGCATGACTGCTGAAAATATGCAACAGGCAATGCTCTCTGCAAAAAAGGCTCAGCAAGACATCGTCCCTTATCTAATTGAAAACCACAAACTCTCTCCACAAATGATCGCTGAGACGATTTCTTTGGAGTTCGGAGAGCCTGTTTTTGACTTAAGTGTCTATGATTCTGTACAAATTCTACGGGATCTGGTCGAAGACAAACTCATCACCAAGCATCGGGTGTTGCCGATTTACCGTCGTGGCAATATCCTCTATATCGCCACCAGCAATCCAACCAACATGGATGCGATGGATGCGATTCGCTTCAATTCTAAAATGAATATTGAAGCAATTATTGTTGAACATCCTCAGCTTGAAAAACTGATCGAACAAAATTTTGCACAAGCCGATAGCTTTGAATTTTCTGATGAAGATATTGATTTAGACTTAGAACAAGACCCTCAGAACTCAAATGACGAAGAAGATGACTCACCTCAAGGCGATGAAGCTCCGATCGTCAAATACATCAATAAATTACTGATCGATGCGATTCGTATGGGCGCATCAGACTTACACTTTGAGCCTTATGAAAAATCTTACCGTGTCCGTTATCGTGTAGATGGGGTTCTGCGTCATATTGCCAGCCCACCACTACAACTGGCGACTCGTCTTGCCTCTCGCTTGAAAGTTATGTCACAAATGG
This DNA window, taken from Acinetobacter sp. WCHA55, encodes the following:
- a CDS encoding Na+/H+ antiporter subunit C, yielding MISLELLLASAIGLLTATGIYLILRARTFPVVLGLAMIGYAVNLFLFAMGRLQLNAPAVLTEASKATDPLPQALVLTAIVIGFATTAFIVQLALRSRYETGTDHVDSKEEIPQIDPREDEP
- a CDS encoding monovalent cation/H+ antiporter subunit D is translated as MNDFIQFWTEHTPIFSILIPAITAFILVLLGNPGSGSLAQDWRQPWRRGISYTSGLLGLFTAVNYLIFASSGQISVYNLSEWAAPFGIVLVLDQLSALMLVLTYGLAVPVMWFASKEWDERGRYFHAMCHFLLMGLTGAFLTGDLFNLFVFFEILLMASYVLLLHGQGKARFQLGIHYVTINLLASALFLIGLGMIYGSVGSLNMADVARLMPVLEADQHRIAVAGGLLLFTVFGIKAAMLPVGFWLPKTYAVATTPVAALFTIMTKVGIYAILRVNGTVFDDAISREILQYILLPIGLITSVYGVIGAMGAERLRRFIGFMILSSVGTILIAISLFNTLAWAAALYYLVHSTIIAAAFYILSGWITSQRGEFKDHFKIAPQMKQHKVVALTYFTIALMMAGLPPFSGFLGKVFILQATAHSPYQLLIIVTVLVVSLLSIIAFTRVGFVIFWRATKPEDNPDEAAYIAYQALPEQAPKRNDKTIYLLLVGLMAYMVFAGPIQKYTYQTAEQIQNNALYEQTLLKTDEHGKTISVQPFDSENLPETKYGGERVDPNAHLIPYLISEETLEGEHISEYKKRQMQQQQQAEVNPDAESLQPMVEP
- a CDS encoding Na+/H+ antiporter subunit E; amino-acid sequence: MKKTPFLERWLPHPFVSVIVALSWVMLAHSVEAASLVMAFLLAIFIPRLIRPFIAYTPNIEWKAAVKLFFVVLYDIVVSNIQVAKLVLGPIDRLQPKWFRVPLETQHEEVNTLLAMIITTTPGTVSAGIDQDRGDILVHALSTDDENAEIENIKARYEKPLMQIFGVEAGDKA
- a CDS encoding monovalent cation/H+ antiporter subunit F, giving the protein MTILPYALGICLIAITISMLLCLIRLIIGPSIVDRLLALDTLFLNAICLIIILGIYWASTSLFEGALLVAMLGFVSTAALARYFTSGHVID
- a CDS encoding Na+/H+ antiporter subunit G — translated: MQLTMEILVSIFLMIGTFFMLVGGIGMVRLPDLFMRLHAPTKSSTLGLGSFLIAAMIYSAFQGRFGFAELLLTLFAFLTAPVSANLMAQAALHLRLRSLSGDVPEALNRPLPWQRTRRRAFSNKHEDTEHRL
- a CDS encoding ribosome-binding factor A; protein product: MAGSQRLKRMADTVQRELSELIRQELKDPRLGGLVTISAVKVSPDLGYAEVYVTVMGRELGDEQSETANKETLDVLNKASGFLRHELGRRIKTRITPRLRFHYDKTNAYGNYMFGLIAEAVKDLPADEANKDDE
- the infB gene encoding translation initiation factor IF-2; protein product: MTDKTIQELALSVNRPVEKLLEQVRDAGLPQRKSDDIISTEQQDALVHHLKKIHGQDDGQAGKITLKRKTTSTAKVASTSGKAKTINVEVRKKHTFTKPDPEQIKAEALAKAQAEQQARANVQAMVEPKAEAPVVNKAAANFEAMRAAAKQETTKQEVAKAAVVVKRKSNNKPVVKAQVKVVETPEQKKAREAQAAQLKATEEAARRKAAEEAQQRTLEQMRQMASKYSNEDATATIRVVDDSPLAAGLVGQAYEDSFAKEDRDIKRGTNTPATRAPKKGGRRGEEQSFRDNSHKRGLKTSSANKHGFEKPVKKQVYDVEIGSTIVVADLAAKMAVKVREVIKSLMKMGELVTQNQAIDQEIAALIVEEMGHNPVLVSDTQAEDNLLEAAEEARGAQTTRPPVVTIMGHVDHGKTSLLDRIRRSKVAAGEAGGITQHIGAYHVTTDKGIITFLDTPGHAAFTAMRSRGAKSTDIVVLVVAADDGVMPQTAEAIDHARAAGTPIIVAINKMDKESADPDRVLNELTVKEIVPEQWGGDVPVAMVSAHTGQGIDELLDIISIQAELLELKASEEGAAQGVVIEARVDNSRGAVTSILVQNGTLKVGDLVLAGASYGRVRAMTDENGKRIQSAGPSIPVEILGLPEAPMAGDEVLVVNDEKKAREVADARMDRERQKRLERQSAMRLENIMASMGKKDVPIVNVVLKTDVRGTLEALHVALADLATDEVKVRVIGSGVGAITESDVTLAESSEAVLLGFNVRADNAARQKADADGIDIRYYSIIYQLIDDVKAAMSGKLAPEHRETILGVAEVREVFHSSKFGAAAGCMVLEGVLHRNKPIRVLRDDVVVFQGELESLRRYKEVVEEVRAGMECGLAVKGYKDIKEKDKIEVYDVQLIKRSL
- the nusA gene encoding transcription termination factor NusA; translated protein: MAREILTVVETVSNEKGVPREAIFEALEQALVAATKKKFYEGTNSEEAQLRVEIDRKTGEYSTFRQWEVVADEDHEMPACQDAISDVDPAQWSIGDIRELEVPSIDFGRIAAQIAKQVIVQKIREAERALIADAYESKVGELIYGEVKKQTKDGFIIDLGDNAEAYLAREEMIAKEILRPKQRVNAILFNVNREGRGAQLQLSRAKPEMLIALMKKEIPEISEEIIEIKAAARQPGVRAKIAVKTNDHRIDPVGACIGMRGTRIQAVQQELNGERIDVVVWSDDPAQYIASALEPADVSGIVIDEEERTADIIFATSDQLARAIGSQGQNVRLASELTGYKLNMMLEDEYHARQQNEAQQYLDLFVSRLDIEEDLAMALVEMGFTSLEEIAYVPAETFDEIELDAEVVELLQSRAKEVTLADALQQQENIQDPSAELVAMEGMTQEIAYALAARGVITVDDLADQATDDIADIEGLGTEKAGQLIMKARESWFN
- the rimP gene encoding ribosome maturation factor RimP, which codes for MKLSNKTQALQDLIAPAVQACGVDLWGIEFLPQGKRSLLRIYIDKAVDENAEPIINEDGEEEQGRGIGVQDCVRVTQQVGAMMDVHDPISGEYALEVSSPGWDRPFFQLEQLPAYIGQQIAFRLISAVDNRRKFQAKLVAVDLEAEMIQVEVEKQQVLEIDSNNIDKANLVYQD
- the secG gene encoding preprotein translocase subunit SecG codes for the protein MQTFVLVVHIILAVLMIVLILVQHGKGADAGASFGGGGAATVFGASGSGNFLTRLTAVLTALFFITSLSLAVFAKKQTTDAYSLKSVQTTSSAPAQSTETSPAAPKTSE
- the tpiA gene encoding triose-phosphate isomerase — its product is MSGSTIKPWVVGNWKMNPMQADAKQLLQEFKQLLQENEIAEEKCNIGLAPVTLALTSMQAELANAVRSVFTVAQDVSRFGNMGAYTGEVSAELLKDSQIEYVLIGHSERREYFAESAAILNAKAQNALNAGLKVIYCVGESLEQRESGQAEVVVLQQICDLASVVTAEQWPHIVIAYEPIWAIGTGKTASPEDAQTMHAKIREGLTQITSHGAKMAILYGGSVKAENAVELATCPDINGALVGGASLNATSFYKIVEAFANTK